One part of the Drosophila kikkawai strain 14028-0561.14 unplaced genomic scaffold, DkikHiC1v2 scaffold_272, whole genome shotgun sequence genome encodes these proteins:
- the LOC138929525 gene encoding uncharacterized protein — translation MFCRGEDGYHFNIKMVNPTTGEETNKKVNSMNFDAYRLMIRLDVDNHLFRYHRLFQQYYVDMYVNLKTERLNFIRFNQSNLRSDEYIHLRDAIATEGHAANIGCLTNLPATYVGSPRHMQGQI, via the exons atgttctgtcgtggagaagatgggtatcacttcaacataaagatggtcaatccaacgacag gagaagaaacgaataagaaggtcaactctatgaattttgatgcgtatcgattgatgattcgactagatgttgacaatcatctgttcaGATAccaccgtttgtttcaacagtattatgtcgacatgtacgtcaatctaaaaacggaacgtctcaattttattcgttttaatcagtcgaacttgcggtcagacgagtacattcacttgcgtgacgccatcgctactgaaggacacgcggccaacatcggttgtttgaccaatctcccagccacttatgttggaagtccgcgccatatgcaagggcaaatttaa
- the LOC138929523 gene encoding proline-rich protein 36-like translates to MFHRDHLLTGAPVQRPEPPSGQQSSASLPRGTTSHAPRRQSTPDTCIYAEPLPRLRQTTVATRTLTAQTMDGQGHPPTPAPAAQDTAWMYCAVDELLQALHGAGPSQPRPRGSLVAHSVGPFRPRVLPVEVVTIDDDNMEEANTGNHTGPRRPATEGMPPLASQHTSSIGPSLLPLEVAHHRGDDEEGVGHIDYAERPSSSRGMPPLVPLLAGLIGPQRAPLEVIPRDDDEEEAHQSDDAGLHPAPLRGMPLQAPLRTGHIGPQAPPPEVAPTNGNDEEEVPPDNLTPPQRREAPSGDPAPAADVEDAWNQAFSLSDDWFNFDRLVEDTLGDLFSTIEDPDEAAIGLDQRGPPHTEPPATGSLGPLGARYDLVTDDEDDSVGTRRSYNPTGEGDDDSDATVLYNPTAEDSRDIRRRRTTPPHTSTRRTPPYMGEVEAALVECFGEIPEGLIDWGDTGDNTPSTISADEDEVSRDSSQLHASRPSSPSQTPPHATGPTDDESASTISADEDETSRDSGRAHGSRSPPPRWTPPSASHVGAPSLQGWAPFTASRARSPPPSYEEIFGLGPYNGPHTTARCAAVTPSRDPRPRLPTIAELAAEEARRRAQDLSEELGNPPVAQPPTNGPPSPTPRRRARRRSAPWADSPPSSSDESSLDTGEEATNPPRWVPAPAEWTTPNGTLPAALLRRIQGRLATPRRRSIRILEEEGNQRFRVQVNRSGRVIVTLQPSRR, encoded by the exons ATGTTTCACAGGGACCACTTgttgacaggcgcgcctgtccaacGTCCCGAACCCCCTAGTGGG CAGCAGTCCTCAGCCAGCCTACCAAGAGGCACCACGAGCCACGCTCCCCGCAGGCAAAGCACGCCTGACACCTGCATCTACGCAGAACCACTGCCACGTCTTCGCCAGACCACCGTCGCCACAAGGACGTTAACCGCCCAGACGATGGACGGACAAGGCCATCCGCCGACTCCCGCCCCGGCGGCACAGGACACCGCATGGATGTACTGTGCAGTGGACGAGCTCCTACAGGCGCTCCACGGCGCCGGCCCAAGCCAGCCGCGTCCCAGAGGCAGCCTCGTCGCCCATAGCGTCGGCCCCTTCCGGCCACGGGTTCTACCCGTCGAGGTCGTCACCATCGACGACGACAACATGGAGGAGGCGAACACCGGCAACCACACCGGGCCCCGTCGGCCCGCTACCGAGGGGATGCCACCGTTGGCGTCCCAGCACACCAGCTCCATCGGGCCATCACTGCTCCCTCTGGAAGTCGCCCACCACCGtggcgatgacgaggaggGAGTGGGCCACATCGACTACGCCGAACGGCCATCATCATCAAGAGGAATGCCACCCCTGGTACCCCTGCTCGCCGGCCTCATTGGGCCTCAACGGGCCCCTCTGGAAGTCATCCCCCgtgacgatgacgaggaggaggcccACCAGAGCGACGACGCTGGACTCCACCCAGCACCCTTAAGGGGCATGCCGCTCCAGGCACCCCTGCGCACCGGCCACATAGGGCCGCAGGCACCCCCTCCGGAAGTTGCCCCTACCAACGGcaatgacgaggaggaggtgccACCTGACAACCTCACGCCGCCCCAACGACGCGAGGCTCCATCCGGAGACCCCGCACCCGCCGCCGACGTCGAAGACGCCTGGAACCAAGCCTTCTCCCTGTCAGACGATTGGTTCAATTTCGACCGCCTGGTAGAGGACACCCTGGGCGACCTCTTCAGCACCATCGAGGACCCAGACGAAGCAGCCATAGGCCTGGACCAAAGGGGCCCACCACACACGGAGCCGCCGGCAACAGGCTCTCTCGGCCCTCTAGGCGCGAGGTACGACCTCGTCACCGATGACGAGGACGACAGCGTTGGCACCCGTCGGAGCTACAATCCGACCGGCGAGGGCGATGACGACAGCGACGCGACCGTCCTGTACAACCCCACCGCGGAGGACAGTCGCGACATCCGGAGGAGGCGCACCACACCGCCTCACACCAGCACCCGCCGAACCCCGCCATATATGGGTGAAGTGGAAGCCGCCCTGGTCGAGTGCTTCGGGGAAATCCCGGAAGGCCTCATTGATTGGGGGGACACCGGCGACAACACGCCGTCAACCATCTcggccgacgaggacgaggtcaGCCGGGATAGCAGCCAGCTACACGCCTCGCGACCGTCATCCCCGAGTCAGACTCCGCCCCACGCCACCGGACCCACCGATGACGAGTCGGCATCGACCATCTCAGCCGACGAGGACGAGACCAGCCGGGACAGCGGCAGGGCCCATGGCTCCAGGTCGCCACCCCCGCGTTGGACTCCGCCCAGCGCCTCTCACGTCGGGGCTCCGTCCCTCCAAGGCTGGGCACCCTTCACCGCCAGCCGTGCCAGATCCCCTCCGCCCTCCTACGAGGAAATATTTGGCCTTGGACCATACAACGGTCCTCACACCACCGCCCGATGCGCCGCGGTGACCCCCAGCCGCGATCCTCGACCACGCCTACCCACCATTGCGGAGCTGGCCGCAGAGGAGGCACGCCGAAGAGCACAAGACCTCAGCGAGGAACTCGGCAACCCACCGGTTGCCCAACCGCCAACGAATGGCCCACCATCACCGACCCCGCGCCGCCGAGCACGACGCCGAAGCGCTCCCTGGGCAGACAGCCCGCCCAGCTCATCCGACGAATCATCGTTGGACACCGGCGAAGAGGCCACCAACCCTCCCCGCTGGGTACCGGCTCCAGCGGAGTGGACCACGCCCAACGGCACATTGCCAGCCGCCTTGCTCCGCCGGATTCAAGGGCGGCTGGCGACACCAAGGCGACGGTCGATCCGGAtcctggaggaggagggaaACCAGCGTTTCCGAGTCCAGGTGAACCGGAGCGGAAGGGTTATCGTCACTCTTCAGCCCTCCCGAAGATAG